The proteins below are encoded in one region of Ursus arctos isolate Adak ecotype North America unplaced genomic scaffold, UrsArc2.0 scaffold_24, whole genome shotgun sequence:
- the COIL gene encoding coilin isoform X1: MAASETVRLRLQFDYPPPATPHCTAFWLLVDLNRCRVVTDLISLIRQRFGFSSGALLGLYLEGGLLPPAESARLVRDNDCLRVKLEERAAAENTVTAKNGEDSHLLPRKAKKRAFRLEEDEETELDYKNSKKHWKRQENNNDEKTLDLEPEVVTVLSVRKKSKRKNKATCSVVDGDDEETKRKSPKRKEKCEYKKQTKNSRSSKAQTLKDWATPNCGPPKGSAARNSLVKAKRKGGVGIRTKDSPISSSESESYHESTSDGLSHVVLEVRNSSEKVSMESSKEGPPTKNTAATKVAAKTGFHSAAVKGKTSRASSSSSDSSSESDDQCTVSKSAPERAAGFLKPVGLFAGRGCPGPGPCSQTPGAAAWKPSDADGARPAPPAAPPNVTLLASLGRGWGRGEDLLSWKGARGRGMRGRGRGRGQAVSFVLNRNAEYQKHQQLNEMVTNSSTIIQNPVETQKKDYSLLPLLAAAPQVGEKIAFKLLELTSDYSPDVSDYKEGKILSHNPETQQVDIEILSSLPGESSRKEFENLGSSYQRWFLNSFYTQELLSAFASVTNSPLPLVRTEQPWGPVLPLVEVCVC; encoded by the exons ATGGCGGCCTCCGAGACGGTTAGGCTACGGCTTCAATTTGATTACCCGCCGCCAGCTACCCCGCACTGCACGGCCTTCTGGCTCCTTGTCGACTTGAACAGATGCCGAGTGGTCACGGATCTCATTAGTCTCATCCGCCAGCGCTTCGGCTTCAGTTCTGGGGCCCTCCTGGGCCTCTACTTGGAGGGGGGGCTCTTGCCCCCAGCCGAGAGCGCGCGCCTGGTACGAGACAACGACTGCCTCAG AGTTAAGCTAGAAGAGAGAGCAGCTGCGGAGAATACCGTGACAGCCAAGAATGGTGAGGATAGCCATTTATTACctagaaaagcaaagaagaggGCATTTAGGTTGGAAgaggatgaagaaactgaactAGATTACAAAAACTCAAAGAAGCATTGGAAGAGGCAAGAGAACAATAATGATGAGAAGACCTTGGATCTAGAACCAGAAGTTGTCACGGTTCTgagtgtgaggaaaaaaagcaagaggaaaaacaaagccacGTGTAGTGTAGTGGATGGTGATGAcgaagaaaccaaaagaaaatcaccaaagagaaaggagaaatgtgaatataaaaaacagacaaagaacTCCAGGTCTTCCAAAGCCCAGACATTGAAGGACTGGGCCACCCCGAACTGTGGTCCTCCGAAAGGCTCGGCTGCTAGGAACAGCCTTGTCAAAGCCAAAAGGAAAGGGGGCGTGGGCATTCGTACAAAAGATAGTCCCATTTCCTCCTCCGAGTCCGAGTCTTATCATGAATCGACCAGCGACGGCCTCAGCCACGTCGTCTTGGAGGTCAGAAATTCCTCAGAGAAAGTATCAATGGAGTCGTCAAAGGAAGGCCCTCCTACCAAAAACACAGCCGCCACCAAAGTGGCCGCCAAAACTGGCTTTCACTCCGCCGCTGTCAAGGGCAAGACAAGCAGAGCATCGTCTTCGAGTTCGGACTCTAGCTCAGAGTCCGATGACCAGTGCACGGTGTCCAAGAGCGCCCCGGAGCGCGCCGCAGGCTTCCTAAAGCCAGTAGGCCTCTTTGCAGGCCGGGGCTGTCCGGGCCCGGGGCCCTGCTCTCAGACTCCCGGTGCTGCCGCCTGGAAGCCTTCCGATGCCGACGGTGCCAGGCCcgcccctcctgctgctcctcccaACGTGACTCTCCTCGCCAGTTTgggaagaggctgggggagaggagaggaccTTCTTTCTTGGAAGGGGGCGAGGGGTCGGGGGATGCGGGGAAGAGGCCGAGGCCGAGGGCAGGCCGTTTCCTTTGTGTTAAATAGAAACGCTGAGTATCAGAAGCACCAGCAATTAAATGAAATGGTCACAAATTCATCTACTATCATCCAG AACCCAGTAGAGACACAGAAGAAGGACTACAGCTTGTTACCGCTGTTAGCGGCTGCTCCGCAGGTTGGAGAAAAGATTGCGTTCAAG cTTTTGGAACTAACGTCCGATTATTCTCCTGATGTCTCTGACTACAAG gaaggaaaaatactaAGCCACAATCCAGAGACCCAGCAAGTAGATATAGAAATTCTTTCATCCTTACCAGGTGAGTCTTCtagaaaagaatttgaaaatttagGCTCTTCATATCAACGTTGGTTTCTAAATAGCTTTTATACCCAGGAGCTGCTCTCTGCCTTCGCCTCAGTGACTAACTCTCCACTACCCCTTGTCCGCACAGAGCAGCCCTGGGGACCAGTGCTCCCCCTAGTGGAGGTGTGTGTCTGCTAA
- the COIL gene encoding coilin isoform X2, which yields MAASETVRLRLQFDYPPPATPHCTAFWLLVDLNRCRVVTDLISLIRQRFGFSSGALLGLYLEGGLLPPAESARLVRDNDCLRVKLEERAAAENTVTAKNGEDSHLLPRKAKKRAFRLEEDEETELDYKNSKKHWKRQENNNDEKTLDLEPEVVTVLSVRKKSKRKNKATCSVVDGDDEETKRKSPKRKEKCEYKKQTKNSRSSKAQTLKDWATPNCGPPKGSAARNSLVKAKRKGGVGIRTKDSPISSSESESYHESTSDGLSHVVLEVRNSSEKVSMESSKEGPPTKNTAATKVAAKTGFHSAAVKGKTSRASSSSSDSSSESDDQCTVSKSAPERAAGFLKPVGLFAGRGCPGPGPCSQTPGAAAWKPSDADGARPAPPAAPPNVTLLASLGRGWGRGEDLLSWKGARGRGMRGRGRGRGQAVSFVLNRNAEYQKHQQLNEMVTNSSTIIQNPVETQKKDYSLLPLLAAAPQVGEKIAFKLLELTSDYSPDVSDYKEGKILSHNPETQQVDIEILSSLPAMKEPGKFDLVYHNENGTEVVEYAVTQEKRITVFWRELIDPRLIVESPSTIPSTEPA from the exons ATGGCGGCCTCCGAGACGGTTAGGCTACGGCTTCAATTTGATTACCCGCCGCCAGCTACCCCGCACTGCACGGCCTTCTGGCTCCTTGTCGACTTGAACAGATGCCGAGTGGTCACGGATCTCATTAGTCTCATCCGCCAGCGCTTCGGCTTCAGTTCTGGGGCCCTCCTGGGCCTCTACTTGGAGGGGGGGCTCTTGCCCCCAGCCGAGAGCGCGCGCCTGGTACGAGACAACGACTGCCTCAG AGTTAAGCTAGAAGAGAGAGCAGCTGCGGAGAATACCGTGACAGCCAAGAATGGTGAGGATAGCCATTTATTACctagaaaagcaaagaagaggGCATTTAGGTTGGAAgaggatgaagaaactgaactAGATTACAAAAACTCAAAGAAGCATTGGAAGAGGCAAGAGAACAATAATGATGAGAAGACCTTGGATCTAGAACCAGAAGTTGTCACGGTTCTgagtgtgaggaaaaaaagcaagaggaaaaacaaagccacGTGTAGTGTAGTGGATGGTGATGAcgaagaaaccaaaagaaaatcaccaaagagaaaggagaaatgtgaatataaaaaacagacaaagaacTCCAGGTCTTCCAAAGCCCAGACATTGAAGGACTGGGCCACCCCGAACTGTGGTCCTCCGAAAGGCTCGGCTGCTAGGAACAGCCTTGTCAAAGCCAAAAGGAAAGGGGGCGTGGGCATTCGTACAAAAGATAGTCCCATTTCCTCCTCCGAGTCCGAGTCTTATCATGAATCGACCAGCGACGGCCTCAGCCACGTCGTCTTGGAGGTCAGAAATTCCTCAGAGAAAGTATCAATGGAGTCGTCAAAGGAAGGCCCTCCTACCAAAAACACAGCCGCCACCAAAGTGGCCGCCAAAACTGGCTTTCACTCCGCCGCTGTCAAGGGCAAGACAAGCAGAGCATCGTCTTCGAGTTCGGACTCTAGCTCAGAGTCCGATGACCAGTGCACGGTGTCCAAGAGCGCCCCGGAGCGCGCCGCAGGCTTCCTAAAGCCAGTAGGCCTCTTTGCAGGCCGGGGCTGTCCGGGCCCGGGGCCCTGCTCTCAGACTCCCGGTGCTGCCGCCTGGAAGCCTTCCGATGCCGACGGTGCCAGGCCcgcccctcctgctgctcctcccaACGTGACTCTCCTCGCCAGTTTgggaagaggctgggggagaggagaggaccTTCTTTCTTGGAAGGGGGCGAGGGGTCGGGGGATGCGGGGAAGAGGCCGAGGCCGAGGGCAGGCCGTTTCCTTTGTGTTAAATAGAAACGCTGAGTATCAGAAGCACCAGCAATTAAATGAAATGGTCACAAATTCATCTACTATCATCCAG AACCCAGTAGAGACACAGAAGAAGGACTACAGCTTGTTACCGCTGTTAGCGGCTGCTCCGCAGGTTGGAGAAAAGATTGCGTTCAAG cTTTTGGAACTAACGTCCGATTATTCTCCTGATGTCTCTGACTACAAG gaaggaaaaatactaAGCCACAATCCAGAGACCCAGCAAGTAGATATAGAAATTCTTTCATCCTTACCAG CCATGAAAGAACCTGGGAAATTTGATTTGGTTTATCACAACGAAAATGGAACTGAGGTAGTGGAGTACGCTGTGACGCAGGAGAAGAGG ATCACTGTTTTTTGGAGAGAGTTAATTGATCCAAGATTGATTGTTGAATCTCCGAGTACCATACCAAGtacagagcctgcttga